The Verrucomicrobiota bacterium genomic interval CCTTCCTCGAGCTGCTGACTGAGAATCAAAAGGACGCCAGCAAGGGCATTGACCTGTTCGGCGTATGCGATTTCTGCGCGAAGCTCAATATTGAGGCGGTGGACCTCACGGGCTACTTTTTTCCCGGCTATCCGAAGGTGCCCGCTGACAGCTATGTGAATCGAATGAAGCGCCACGTGCATGATCGCGGCATCGTCATCAGCGGCACGGGCGTGCGGAATGATTTTGCCACGGCGGACAAGGCGGTGCGTGCGGCGGGCGTGCAACTGACCAGGGAATGGATTGAGGTCGCCGCCCGGCTCGGTGCGCCGGGGATTCGGGTTTTTGCCGGTCCGCAGTTGCCGGTCAAGGACTGGCTGGTTGCCTCTGGCAACGCAAAGCGCGAGGATGTGGAGGCTTGGATGGCCGATGATCTCCGCGCTTGCGCTGAGCACGGCGAAAAGTTCGGGGTCCTCGTTACGGTGCAGAATCACGGCGATTTTCTCAGTACCGGCCCCGAGCACCGCAGCCTCGTCAATCGTGTTAATCACGAATGGTGCGGCGCGATGGTGGACACCGGCAAGTACCTGACCGACGATCCGTATGCCGACATCGCGATGATGGTGCCTTACGCCATGAACTGGCAGATCAAGGAGACCTTGGGCAGCAGTTTAAAATCTCCGCCCACCGACTTCAAGAAGCTTGCGAAAGTCATCCACGACGGCGGTTACCGCGGCTTCCTGCCAATTGAAACGCTCGGAATGGGGCGCAAGAATTACGATCCCTTTGCCGAGGTTGAGAAGGTGCTCGTGGCGATGCGCGAGGCAATTGCGAATACTCATTGAGCGGGTTCCGGAAGATCAGAGCAAAGTGTTGTACTTCGGTGGCTATGACTGCAACTCCGTGCCGTCGCACCACACCGCTTGGATTTACCGGGGTACGCCAGTCATCAAGTGAAGCATGCGCCCAAAGTGTTTTGCGTTTTAGCCATACAGACCTCCGATCGCCGGACTGGCAGCGATGAAGTTATACACCTGCGCCTGTAGCGCTCATGCTTCAGTTCGCTAAACGTCGAACTGACGAAGACCTGAATGACGGGCCAGAAACGGGGGGGGGTGGAGTTATCATGGTTGTCGCCAGCCCCCACCCTACAGCAGTCCCTCCAGATTGTCACGGGTCAGCAACGCCGCGTCCTGCGGCCGTTCCAGGAAGGGGCTGACATCGTCGCAGACTGCTTGCAGATCCAAGGTGGTCAACCGTTCCCGCACCAGTTCTCTCCAGGATGGCGCGTTGTGGCGGCCGACCCCCTGCGTCTGGTCCAGGGCATTTTGCAGCAAAGGCAGGTTCGGAAGCACCGGTGGACGCTGCGAGAGGTACCACACCAGGTCATACCAGTCCCGCCCCTTGGCATATTTACGCGTGATCGCGGCATGGAGTTTTCCCGCCAGGAGCGATGGCTGGTCGTAGTATTGGAGCAGGAAGGTGACATGCCGGGTCACCACCCGGCGTTCGCAGCGCGCCCCCGCCGGCGGCCGCGTGTCGATCTCCAGTTTGATGGCCAGTTTCTCCTCCGGCATCGCCGACAAGCCCGCCTCATGCAGGATGCCGGCCACACGCACCCAACCCGTGTGCACGACTTTGCGGTCGTTCCAAGTCACTTCAGGGATGAACCCGGCCAGCACCAAATCCCGTTTCACCTTGGCCATCCATTCCTTTCCCGCATAACCATCGGCTGACACCAGCGAGAAATCAAGGTCCTCCGAGAAGCGTGGCAGGTTGTGCAAAAAGCGCAGCGCCGTTCCACCGACAAAGGCCAGAGGCCGGAACGCCTCACTTTCGTGAAACGACCGCAACACGAAGGCTTGGAGATATTCCCGGAGCCGGTTCAGAGCTTGTCCCGGATCCGGCACGCCGCGAACCAATGCCAAGGCTTCCTCTTTCATAGTGTCACCGTCCCTTCTTCCGCCTCGGCTGCCAGCCGGAGCCACCGTTGGACCGCCCGGTCGAGGCGCAGGCTCTGAAACCGTTGGGCATAAAGTTGGAGCCGTTCCGCGTCCACCTGCGCAACGTGCTGGTAACGCATCTCATCCAGACGTTCTGAGGTCCACTCCCCCTCGGTCAGATGCCAGTGATCCAGCAAGGCTTTCTCTGGCTCCGCGACCAGGAACTCCTGGCCAGCGACGCCAGTTGACGCAAATCCGAAGAAGCAATCCTGCTTGATGTTGCGATAGTCGAAGACGCCGAAGGGATTCTCGAAACGGCGCGGGACACGCGAAGTTACACTGGTAACCCTGACGACTCGTTCTGGAATCAGGTCATAGTGACCCAGCGCCCACAAGCCGCTGAGGTAGGCCGGCCGGTACAACTGGTTCGCCAGCACGGCAGGAGTCAACGGAACGCGCCGGTAGGTCTCGGAGAGCGTGTACATCCCGCGCCGAAGACCGATGACCTTGCCTTGCTTCATCCAGCGCGAGAGTTGCACCCGGATCGCTTCCCGCCGATCATCAAACGCCTGCGCCAGCAAGGCCAGATCGAAGCACGGCATCGCCCCCGCAAGCTTAACAACATCGTCGTAACTCATATCCGAACGATAGCACTTATGTTATCTATTGCAAATAGAATATGACTTTTTTTAACCATACAGAGCTTCTATCGTCGGACTGGCGGCGATGCGGTTAATTGTCGGTTGACGTCGGCTGAGACGAAGCTGCTGCACGCTTGACATGCCTCGCCATAAGGGGAATACCTTGAACATGTTTCGACCGCATTGGCGGCTTTCTTTGGCAGTATTGTTGGCGATAACCACAGCCTGCGCAGTGGACGTTTCGCCGCTGGGCCAACTTGTCTTTGAAGCGTCCATGCAGGCGGGGTATCGCGATCAGAACGGAAAGTTGGTGGCGGGCACGGAGGTGATGCATTTGGTGCCGCACGCGGGAAAGCTTTACGCCAGCACGAGCCTTTGGATGGAAAAGGATCCGGCTGTGCCCAAGGCGTGCCAGGTGCTGGTGCTGGATTCCCCGAAGGGTCAGTGGCGCGTCGAACGGCAGTTTACCGTCAACAAC includes:
- a CDS encoding nucleotidyl transferase AbiEii/AbiGii toxin family protein; the encoded protein is MKEEALALVRGVPDPGQALNRLREYLQAFVLRSFHESEAFRPLAFVGGTALRFLHNLPRFSEDLDFSLVSADGYAGKEWMAKVKRDLVLAGFIPEVTWNDRKVVHTGWVRVAGILHEAGLSAMPEEKLAIKLEIDTRPPAGARCERRVVTRHVTFLLQYYDQPSLLAGKLHAAITRKYAKGRDWYDLVWYLSQRPPVLPNLPLLQNALDQTQGVGRHNAPSWRELVRERLTTLDLQAVCDDVSPFLERPQDAALLTRDNLEGLL
- a CDS encoding sugar phosphate isomerase/epimerase family protein is translated as MNNLMQRRRTTMNKSTNALNRRHFFSLAALAPLVTAVPSPALTPIQRAGGPFLKPTLNVYSFLELLTENQKDASKGIDLFGVCDFCAKLNIEAVDLTGYFFPGYPKVPADSYVNRMKRHVHDRGIVISGTGVRNDFATADKAVRAAGVQLTREWIEVAARLGAPGIRVFAGPQLPVKDWLVASGNAKREDVEAWMADDLRACAEHGEKFGVLVTVQNHGDFLSTGPEHRSLVNRVNHEWCGAMVDTGKYLTDDPYADIAMMVPYAMNWQIKETLGSSLKSPPTDFKKLAKVIHDGGYRGFLPIETLGMGRKNYDPFAEVEKVLVAMREAIANTH